CAGGCCGCCGACGCGGATCGCCGAGAAGACGAAGTCGGCGCCGCGCAGGGCCTCGTCGAGGTCGGTGGTGGCGGTCACCGAGGGGGCGTCGGGGACCCGCGCCGCCTGCTCGGCGAGCACCCGGGTCACCGCGGAGAGCCTGCGGGCGTCCAGGTCGTGCAGGACGACCTCGGTGACCCGGCCCTCGGCGCGGTCGCCCAGCAGGGCGCCGTACACCAGCGGCACGCGGAACCCGCCGCCGCCCAGAATCGTCAGCTTCACTCTTGCACCTTTCCTGCCTCGACCACCTCGACGCCCGCCTCCTCCAGGGAGGAGCGGGTGACGGGGTCGGCCGGGGCGTTCGTGACCACCATGTCCAGGTCCTCGGGACCACAGACCTTCGCCATGCCCGTACCCGGGAACTTGGCGGCGTCGGCGAGCAGGACGACCTTGTCACTGGCGTTGATCATGGCTCGCTTCACCGGCACCTCGACGACCGTCGTGTCCATCACCTGCCCGCCCGGACGCACTCCACTGGTGCCGAGGAAGAGCCAGTCGGCGTGCAGCTGGCGCAGGTTGTCCTCGGTGAGGAAGCCGACCAGGGAGCGGTACTCGCGGCGGAGCATCCCGCCGAGCAGCACCAGCTCGATGCCCTCGTCGTCGGCGAGCTCCTCGTAGACCACCAGGTTGCTGGTGATCACCGTGAGGCGGCGGCCGTGCAGCTGGCGGGCCAGCCGGTACGCGGTGGTGCCGATGTCCAGCAGCACCGACTGGCCGTCGGCGACCATGGCGGCGGCCCGCTCGGCTATCGCGTCCTTCTCGGACACGCGCACCTCGGCGACCTCGGCGAAGGGCTGGTCGCCCTCCTCCACGACGGCGCCGCCATGGACACGTGTGAGCAGGCCGTCCTCCTCGAGCTTGACCAGGTCGCGCCTGATCGTGGCGGGGCTCACACCCAGCTGCTCGGAGAGATCGGTCACGGACGCGGGACCACCGGAGCGCAGGGCCCGCAGGATGAGTTGGTGTCGTCGTTCTGCCAGCACGGCGTGAACACTACTCGTCATCTTCAATCAAATCCATGCTCAGTTCTGCTCGGGTATTGACCAATCTCTCGGAGCAGCGCACGATTCCCGTCATCGAAATTGACGAGTTTTGACGAGAGGCTCTTCGCGTGGACGACGACAGGCCCGACGTGCTCCTGACCGGGCTGCTCTTCTACGACCTCGTCCTCACCGGGCTCGGGAAGCCCCCGACGCCCGGCGAGGAGATCTGGACGGCCGGCATGGGCTGCGGCCCCGGCGGCATCGCCAACCTGGCCGTCGCCGCGTCCCGCCTCGCCCTTCGGACCTCCCTGGCCACGGTCTTCGGCGACGACTTCTACGGCGCCTACTGCCAGGAGGTCCTCGCAGGTCAGGAAGGCGTCGACCTCTCGCTCTCACGGATCGCGGACGGCTGGCCCACCCCCGTCACCGTCGCGCTCGCCCACGGCTCCGACCGGGCCCTGGTCACCCACGGCCAGGAGCCGCCGTACTCCCAGGACGTGCTGATGGGCGACCCGCCCGAGGCGCGCACGGCCCTCGTCCACCTGGAGGCCGAACCACGCGCCTGGCTCGCCAAGGCCGCCGCGAACGGCACCCACATCTACGCCGACGTCGGCTGGGACCCCACCCAGGAGTGGTCCACCGACCTCCTCGACCAGCTGGCCCTGTGCCACGCCTTCCTGCCCAACGAGGGCGAGGCGATGGCCTACACCCGCACCGACAGCGCGGTGGCGGCCCTCGGGACGCTGTCCGAGCTGGTGCCGGTCGCCGTCGTCACCCGCGGCGGGGACGGCGCGGTCGCCGTCGACCAGATCACCGGCGAGTACGCGGACGTCCCGGCCCTCGACGTGGGTGTCCTGGACGCCACGGGCGCCGGTGACGTCTTCGGCGCCTCCTTCGTCGCCGCTTCGCTGGGCGGCTGGCCGCTGGAGGAACGGCTGCGGTTCGCCGTCCTCGCGGCCGGACTGTCCGTGCAGCACCACGGCGGCGCCCTCGCGGCCCCCGGCTGGTACGGCATCGACCGCTGGTGGCGCTCCCTGACCGATCCCGAGCTGCGCACGGCGTACGGCTTCCTGACCGACCGGCTGCCGGCGGACGTCGGTCCGCCGGTGCGGCACGCCCCGGTCACCCCGCCCCGGCCCCACTGACCCTCACAACGCCCCCACAGTCCGACACCCCTCAGCACCACGAACAGGAACAACAGGAGTGACCCGTGGACCTTTCACGTAGAGGCTTCCTCCAGGCCGCCGCGCTGACCGCGGCCGCGTCCGGACTGACCGTCGCCTGCGGCGGCAGCTCGGGCTCGGGCGGCACCAAGAACGGCAAGAACCTCACCCTGTGGTACTGGGGCGGCGCGCTCAGCGACAAGGTGGTCGCGGAGGCGAAGACCCACTTCAGCAGCGAGATCAAGCTGACCACGGCGTCCATCGGCGGCGACTTCAAGCAGAAGCTCACCACCACCCTCGCGGCGGGCACCTCGGTGCCGGACATCACCGGCATCAAGGGCGAGGACATCGCGTCCTTCCTGCCCAACGCCAACCGCTTCCTGGACCTGAACGACCTCGGCTTCAAGAAGATCTCCTCGCAGTACCTCGACTGGAAGACCAAGCTCGCCCAGACCGAGGACGGCAAGCAGATCGGCTTCCCGATCGACATCGGCCCCACCGCGATGTTCTACCGCGAGGACTTCTTCGCCAAGGCCGGCGTGGACACCGACCCGGCCAAGGTCGCCGCGCTGGTCAGCACGTGGGAGGACTACTTCCAGCTCGGTGTCGAGCTCCAGAAGAAGAACCCCGGCACCTACCTGGTCAACAACATCAGCTCCGTCTTCAACATCGCGGTCGGCCAGGGCACCCAGCGGTTCATCGACAAGGACAACCACTTCATCGGCGACGGGGACCACATCCGCGCCGCGTGGACCACGGCGGTGCGCCCGTACACCCTGGGCATCGACGCCAAGATCAACGACCAGACCTGGAACGCCGCCGTCGGCAAGAACCTGCTCACCGAGCTCGGCGCGGCCTGGCACGCGCTGGACATCGAGCAGGCGGCGCCGCAGACCAAGGGCAAGTGGCGGGTCTGCGCCAACCCGGTCGGACCGGCCAACCAGGGCGGCTCCTACCTGGCGCTGCCCAAGCAGTGCCGCAACCCCGAAGAGGCGTTCAAGATCATCAGCTGGATCCTGAGCCCCGCCAACGACGCCCGCGGATTCACGGACGCCGCCATCTTCCCGGCCGCGCCGGCCGCGTACGCCATGCCGGCCATGACCGGTCCCGACGCCTTCTTCGGCGGCCAGAAGGTCATCGAGGTCTTCGGCCCGGCCGCCAAGGCCATCAAGGTGGCCTACGAGGCGCCCGCGGACGCCGCCGTCATGGCCCCCTTCATGACGGAGCTGACCAACATCGAGGCGAAGGGCAAGAAGCCCGACGACGCCTGGAAGGACGCGGTCAGCCAGGCCAAGCAGATCGCCCGGCGGCAGGGGGTGAGCTGAGGTGACGTCCCCTCCGGTCACCGGTCCCGCCGTGGTGTCCAAGCACCGCGGCGGGCCGGGCCCGGCCCGGTTCCGCCCGCGGCGCACCGCGCCCGCGGGCACAGCTCGGCCCAAGCGGCGTGGGCCGCTGGCGTACTGGCGGCAGTACCTGGCGATCTCGCCGTTCTACCTGATCTTCGCCGCGTTCTCGTTCTTCCCGGTCTTCTACTCGCTGTACCTGGCCTTCCAGCGCTGGGACGGCATGGGCACCATGCAGTTCGTGGGGCTCCAGCAGTTCCGGTTCCTGTGGGACGACCCGGTCTTCTGGCTGTCGATCCGCAACACCCTGGTGATCTGGGTGCTGTCCACGGTGCCGACCCTGTTCGGCGCCCTGACGCTGGCGACGCTGCTGCACTCGGTGCGCCGCTTCAAGGGCTTCTACCGCATCGCGCTGTACGTGCCGAACGTGACCTCGATCGTCGCCGTGGCGATCTTCTTCGGCGCGGTGTTCAGCAACAACTTCGGTCTGGTCAACGCGATCCTGGGCGTGGTCGGCATCTCGCCGGTTCCGTGGCTGAGCAACCCGTGGCTGATCAAGGTGGTCATCTCGCTGCTGATGACCTGGCAGTGGACCGGCTACAACATGATCATCTATCTGGCCGGCCTCCAGGCGATCCCGACCTCGATCTACGAGGCGGCGAAGATGGACGGCGCCGGTCCGATCCGCACGTTCTTCCAGATCACCATTCCGATCATGCGGCCGATCATCCTGTTCACGGTCATCATCTCGACCATCAACGGGCTGCAGAGCTTCAGCGAACCGCAGGTCCTGTTCGCCAGCAACGCCGCCAACGCCAACCTCGGCGGACCGGGCCAGGCGGGTCTGACGACCTTGCTGTACTTCTACCAGTCGGCCTTCCTCAACAACGACTACGGCTACGGCGCGGCCATCGTGTGGGCCTTCTTCGTCCTGATCATCATCCTCGTCGCCGTCAACTGGCGTCTCACCACACGAGGGAGGAAGGCATGACCGCGGTCGACACCGCGCGGCCGGCCACGGGCGGCAGGCGAACTCGCCGCCCCAGGGGCCTGACCGCGCACATCATCCTCGTCGTGGCCGTCCTGGTCTCGGTCTTCCCGTTCGCGTGGACGATCGTCATGGCGACCAACACCACGCAGGACATCTACAAGAGCCCGCCGAAGTTCACCTTCGGCTCGCATCTGCTGGAGAACATCCGGCACGTGCTGAACACCATCGACTTCTTCGGGTCGATGCTCAACACGGTGATCGTCGCGACCGTCACCACCGCGCTGGTGCTGTTCATCGACTCCCTGGCGGCCTTCACCTTCGCCAAGTTCGACTTCCCCGGGCGCAAGATCCTCTTCGGCACCCTGCTGTTGTTCATGATGCTGCCGCTCCAGCTGGCGATCCTGCCGCAGTTCATCCTGATGTCGAAGATCGGCTGGGTGGGCATGCTCAAGGCGCTGGCCCTGCCCTCCCTCGCCAACGCCTTCGGCATCTTCTGGCTGCACCAGTACATCCAGAACGGCGTTCCCGACGAACTCCTCGACGCCGCGCGCATCGACGGCGCCGGGTTCTTCCGGCAGTACTGGAACATCGCGCTGCCGATGATCAGGCCCGCGCTGTCGTTCCTCGCCATCTACGCCTTCGTCAACTGCTGGAACGACTACATCTGGCCGCTCGTCGTGCTCACCGACCCGGGCCACGTGACCCTCCAGGTGGAGCTCGCCCAGCTCAACGTCGGCCACACCACCGACTACAGCATGGTGATGGCCGGTGTGCTGATGGCGGCACTTCCGCTGGTCATCGTGTTCAGCATCTTCGCCCGCGGCTTCATCGCGGGCGCCACCGAGGGCGCGGTCCAGGGCAGCTGACCGGGTGCTGGGAGAGAGGGGTGCGTGGTGACGTACGACGTCGGCAAGGTGCTCGTGGTGGGGATGGACGGGCTGCGGTACGACCTGCTCACCCGCTCTCCGGCCGTGGCGCCCGTACTGCACGGACTCATGGCGGCGGGCGCCCACGGCACCAGCCTGCTGCCCTACGGCGAGGTGGACGGCCAGGCCCCGGACGGGCCGTCCACGAGCATGGCGTACACCGACTCCGGGCCGGGCTGGTCGAGTGTGCTGACCGGCGTCTGGCCGGACCGGCACGGCGTGCGCGGCAACGACTTCGCCGGTGCCGACTACGCCCGCTACCCCGACTTCCTGAGCCGGGCCGGCACCGCCCGGCGGCGGCTGCGCACCGCGGCCGCGGTGTCCTGGCCGGAGCTGATCCGGCGCGGCACCCTCGGCCCCGCCATCGGCCGCCGGGTGCGCTACGACGGTGAGACGGACGGCTACGGCACCGCGGACCGGCTCGTCGCCCGCACCGCCGAGCGCTGGCTGAGCCAGGACGATCCAGACGCCGTGTTCGTGTACTTCGGCGCCACCGACGAGGCCGCCCACGCCATGGGCCCGCACAGCCCCGCCTACGACCGCGCCCTGCTCACCCAGGACACCCACCTCGGGTGGCTGCTGGCGGCCGTCAACACCCGGCGCCTGGACCCCGCCCGCGCGCGGGAGCGCTGGACCGTGCTGGTCACCACCGACCACGGGCACCTCGACACCGGCGGTCACGGCGGCGCCACCCGGGCCGAGCGGGAGGTGTTCGTCGTGCTCGCCGAGCCCGGCATGCCGGGCGGCACCCGGCTCGACACCCCGCGCCTCATCGACATCGCCCCCACCGTCCTGGACCGGCTCGGCGTCCGCGTCGACCCGGCCTGGGGCCTTCAGGGCCGGGTCCTGCACGGCCTCGGTCAGTCCTGCCACGCCCCCGCACCACCGACCACGGAACGGCCATGACCGACGCACCCCGCAGACCCCGCCCCACCGACCCCCTCGTCGCCCTGCGCCCCTGGGAAGCGCCCGAGGTGACCTCCTGGGGTCGCCTGCCCATGAACGCCGTCGACCGGCGCTCCGGAGCACTCCCCCTGGACGGCGACTGGCGTTTCCAGTTGCTGCCCACTCCGGACGCGCCGGTCGGCGGTGCCTGGTCCTCGGCGTACGTGCCCGGTGTCTGGACCATGCAGGACACGGACGACCTGCCGCGGTACCTCAACGTCCGTATGCCGTTCCCCGAGTTCCCGCCGCACTCCCCCGCCGCCAACCCGACGGGTGTCCACGAGCGTGACGTGGACGTGCCCGCCGAGTGGGCCGGACGCCGGATCGTGCTCCAGGTCGGGGCCGCCGAGAGCGTGCTGCTGGTGCACGTGGACGGACGGCCCGTCGGGATCTCCAAGGACTCCCACCTCGCGGCCGAGTTCGACCTGACAGGACTGGTGCGTCCCGGCGCGCGGAGCGTCGTACGGCTCACCGTGGTCAAGTGGTCGGACGCCTCGCACATCGAGGACCAGGACCAGTGGTGGCACGGCGGGATCACGCGGTCGGTGCTGCTGTACGCGACGGATCCGCTGCATCTGGCGGACGTGACCGTGCGGGCTCGCTCCGACGGCTTGCTGCGGGTCGACTGCCGGGTGCGGGACACGGGCGGGGCGCTGCCCGGAGGGTGGTACGTCAGCGGCGAGCTGGAGGGTCAACTGCTCACCCAGGACGCGGAGTTCGACCGGCTCAACGCCGAGGACGAGCGGGTCTCCGACTTCCTCGGGGAGGCCCGGCTCCAGACGGTCGTCGAGGACGTCAGGACCTGGAACGCCGAGACGCCCGAGCTGTACGACCTGACCGTCCGGCTGCACCGCGCCGACGGCACGGTCGCCGACACCTCACGGCACCGGATCGGCTTCCGGGACGTCGAGATCTCCGGCCGGGACCTGCTGGTCAACGGGGAGCGGGTGTTCATCCGGGGCGTGAACCGGCACGACTTCCACCCGCTGACCGGGCGGACGGTGTCGTACGACGACATGCGCGCGGACCTGATCACGCTGAAGCGCTTCGGGTTCAACGCGATCCGCACCAGCCACTACCCCAACGACCCCTCCCTCTACGACCTCACCGACGAGCTGGGGTTCTACGTCGTCGACGAGGCGGACATCGAGTCGCACGACCACGCCCATGAGATCGCCGACGACCCGCGCTATCTGAACGCCTTCGTGGACCGGGTCGCGCGGATGGTGCTGCGGGACA
Above is a window of Streptomyces griseorubiginosus DNA encoding:
- a CDS encoding DeoR/GlpR family DNA-binding transcription regulator, with the protein product MLAERRHQLILRALRSGGPASVTDLSEQLGVSPATIRRDLVKLEEDGLLTRVHGGAVVEEGDQPFAEVAEVRVSEKDAIAERAAAMVADGQSVLLDIGTTAYRLARQLHGRRLTVITSNLVVYEELADDEGIELVLLGGMLRREYRSLVGFLTEDNLRQLHADWLFLGTSGVRPGGQVMDTTVVEVPVKRAMINASDKVVLLADAAKFPGTGMAKVCGPEDLDMVVTNAPADPVTRSSLEEAGVEVVEAGKVQE
- a CDS encoding carbohydrate kinase family protein, translated to MDDDRPDVLLTGLLFYDLVLTGLGKPPTPGEEIWTAGMGCGPGGIANLAVAASRLALRTSLATVFGDDFYGAYCQEVLAGQEGVDLSLSRIADGWPTPVTVALAHGSDRALVTHGQEPPYSQDVLMGDPPEARTALVHLEAEPRAWLAKAAANGTHIYADVGWDPTQEWSTDLLDQLALCHAFLPNEGEAMAYTRTDSAVAALGTLSELVPVAVVTRGGDGAVAVDQITGEYADVPALDVGVLDATGAGDVFGASFVAASLGGWPLEERLRFAVLAAGLSVQHHGGALAAPGWYGIDRWWRSLTDPELRTAYGFLTDRLPADVGPPVRHAPVTPPRPH
- a CDS encoding ABC transporter substrate-binding protein, producing the protein MDLSRRGFLQAAALTAAASGLTVACGGSSGSGGTKNGKNLTLWYWGGALSDKVVAEAKTHFSSEIKLTTASIGGDFKQKLTTTLAAGTSVPDITGIKGEDIASFLPNANRFLDLNDLGFKKISSQYLDWKTKLAQTEDGKQIGFPIDIGPTAMFYREDFFAKAGVDTDPAKVAALVSTWEDYFQLGVELQKKNPGTYLVNNISSVFNIAVGQGTQRFIDKDNHFIGDGDHIRAAWTTAVRPYTLGIDAKINDQTWNAAVGKNLLTELGAAWHALDIEQAAPQTKGKWRVCANPVGPANQGGSYLALPKQCRNPEEAFKIISWILSPANDARGFTDAAIFPAAPAAYAMPAMTGPDAFFGGQKVIEVFGPAAKAIKVAYEAPADAAVMAPFMTELTNIEAKGKKPDDAWKDAVSQAKQIARRQGVS
- a CDS encoding sugar ABC transporter permease, with amino-acid sequence MSKHRGGPGPARFRPRRTAPAGTARPKRRGPLAYWRQYLAISPFYLIFAAFSFFPVFYSLYLAFQRWDGMGTMQFVGLQQFRFLWDDPVFWLSIRNTLVIWVLSTVPTLFGALTLATLLHSVRRFKGFYRIALYVPNVTSIVAVAIFFGAVFSNNFGLVNAILGVVGISPVPWLSNPWLIKVVISLLMTWQWTGYNMIIYLAGLQAIPTSIYEAAKMDGAGPIRTFFQITIPIMRPIILFTVIISTINGLQSFSEPQVLFASNAANANLGGPGQAGLTTLLYFYQSAFLNNDYGYGAAIVWAFFVLIIILVAVNWRLTTRGRKA
- a CDS encoding carbohydrate ABC transporter permease, which translates into the protein MTAVDTARPATGGRRTRRPRGLTAHIILVVAVLVSVFPFAWTIVMATNTTQDIYKSPPKFTFGSHLLENIRHVLNTIDFFGSMLNTVIVATVTTALVLFIDSLAAFTFAKFDFPGRKILFGTLLLFMMLPLQLAILPQFILMSKIGWVGMLKALALPSLANAFGIFWLHQYIQNGVPDELLDAARIDGAGFFRQYWNIALPMIRPALSFLAIYAFVNCWNDYIWPLVVLTDPGHVTLQVELAQLNVGHTTDYSMVMAGVLMAALPLVIVFSIFARGFIAGATEGAVQGS
- a CDS encoding alkaline phosphatase family protein; protein product: MTYDVGKVLVVGMDGLRYDLLTRSPAVAPVLHGLMAAGAHGTSLLPYGEVDGQAPDGPSTSMAYTDSGPGWSSVLTGVWPDRHGVRGNDFAGADYARYPDFLSRAGTARRRLRTAAAVSWPELIRRGTLGPAIGRRVRYDGETDGYGTADRLVARTAERWLSQDDPDAVFVYFGATDEAAHAMGPHSPAYDRALLTQDTHLGWLLAAVNTRRLDPARARERWTVLVTTDHGHLDTGGHGGATRAEREVFVVLAEPGMPGGTRLDTPRLIDIAPTVLDRLGVRVDPAWGLQGRVLHGLGQSCHAPAPPTTERP